The window GCGCCGTGCAGTTTGAGGTGACGCACCTTTGCACCGATGCTGCGCGCCATGCCGATGCTCGCGGCGACCTGATAGCGGATCTGGTTTTGCAAAGTAGCGCGAGGGACGGACATCCGGTTGCGCCCGAAACCCGCCAAGTCCATGAACCCCGGATGCGCACCGATGCCCACACCGTTCGTATGGGCCAGCGTCATGGTCGCTGACATCACGTCGGCGTCGCCAGCGTGGCCACCGCAGGCGATATTGGCAGAGGTCACTGTGCGCAGAAGGGCAGCATCATCGCCCATGCGCCATGGTCCAAAGCTTTCTCCCATATCTGCATTCAGGTCTACGCGCATGGTCATTCCTCGATTGTTAAGTGGTTAGTGGTGGCAGAGATCGCGCCGCTGATTAATTGATAGGATAGCAGATCACGAATGCTGGCGGGGTCACGCAATAGTGGCACGACTGTCGCGGCAAGGCTTGCGCGGCTGGAGGCTGCTCTCTGCTCGATCGTGCGGGCGTCTTCCAACGCTATAAACTCAAAGGATAAGATCGCACCGGCGGGTGCTTGTGCGACACGGCCCAGATCGGATGGAAGCACTGTGGCGATGCGGGGGTAACCGCCCGTCGTCTGGGATTCGCACATCAGAACGAACGGGGCACCGTCACCAGCGATCTGAATATCACCGGTGACGATGACGTCCGAAAGGATGGTCAGTTGGTCGGCCGCCACGAAAGGGGCGCCATCGTGATCCATGCGCACGCCCATCCGGTTGCCACGTGGGTCGCGGCGAAAGGCGGTCTGCGCAAAGCGTTCTTGGGTGCCAGTGTCAAATTGATCGGTCTGCATCGAGGCCGTGATGCGAATGCGCCCGCCATCAAACCGGTTTTCGACAGGTAGCGTAAGGCCGGTCTCCGACCCTTTGTCCTTGCCTGTTGGGAGGGTGTCACCAGCGACAAGAGCAGCCCCCAGTCCAGCGCTCAGATGGGCCCCGCGTGCACCCATCATCACTGGTGTGTCAATGCCCCCGCCAACATGGAGATAGCCATATGTCCCGCTGCGCGCGCCACCGATCTTTAACGTAGCGCCTGCCGTCAGAAGGTGGCTTGCGTTCCAGACAAGGGGCGCATCATCCAGCGTGGCAGTCATCGGCGCACCAGTCAGAGCAATGCGCATATCCGCGCTGGCCCGAAAGCTGCCACCCATGCCCACCATTTCCAACGCCGCCAGATTGGCAGGCTGACCCAGCAAAGCTGCTCCTTCATAAAGCGCTAGCCGGTCTGCGGCGCCGCCCTGTGTCAAACCTTGCGCAAGGTACCCTGTCCGCCCCATATCTTGCACGGTCACGGCGGGACCGCATGACAGAACTTCCAAAACGCCGCTCATGCGAGCACCTGCCGCTGCGCGCCGCCGTTGCCGGACGTGTCGCCTTGCACGATGCCTTCATACTCGGCCGCAGTAACCGATGGAAACTGTAGTTCGTCCCCGGGCGAAAGCGGAAAGGGTGTGGTGTGATCAGGCCGGAAGGTGCGGAACGCCGTTTGCCCCACGTGACGCCAGCCAGTGGGGGAAGCATTGGTGAAGATGATCAACTGACGAATTGCCACCACCAGCGCGCCAGCGGGTACAGATTTGGTCAGCGCCTGTTGGCGCGGAATGTTCCAGTGCGGGGGGAGCTCTCCGGTATAGGGCTGACCAGGGGCAAAGCCGATGGTGAGGACACGCACACGCGCTGATGATAGCTCTTGTATCGCAGTCTCGGCGGAGACTCCCGCAGCTTCAGCGGCCTCTTCTAGCTGCGGTGCTGCCTCGGTGCCATAGAGCGTAGGGATCTCCCATAGAGTACGGCCTGCTGGTAAGGGAGCGCTGAACCAGTCGGTTGTCCCGATAAGCGCTTGAAGCTTTTCAATCAGCTCTTGGGGGGCATTGGCTGCCAGATCAACACTGACAAACGTGGACACAAGTGATGTCGATGTTTCACGTACCTCTGGCCAAACTTGTGCTTCAACAGCCGCGCGAAAGGCGATTGCAGCACGGTTCGCTGGCTCGCTCATTTCATTGCCGAACTGGATCAGCAAACCCGACAGACCAACAATCCTGATGCGCGGAAATTCAGCCATCATGTAGTGCCTTTCGGTAGAGCGGTGGGAGTAGAATAGGAGTTAGGTACATTGGTAACTGCCAGCAACCTATGAAAATCAGAATAGGGGCCAATGCATCGGGCGGCAAGGCAACCAGAAAAAGAGCGACGTTTCTATTGCCGGCCCCGATTGCCAAAGGACCGGCAACAGCATGCAATCGTGTTTTCCGCAGGGACAGCAGTGTAGCCGTCTGCAATCCATAGCTTATTGAGAACGCAAGAACAGCCCAAAGAACCACCTGCAAAGGAGCAGTGCGTAATGCGCCATTCAGGGGGGCCATTAGCGCGATCACGATCACACAAAAAGCGAGCACCGACGCTCCGTCGAGGGACTGCACCTGTTCTGCTGATGGGGCTGGGTAAAATTTAGCACGCAGGGCAAATCCCGCTACGGTGGCCGCCAAGATTACCAGCAGCACCAAACCAGCCGAGCAAAGCACGTCAGATGGTGTGCCCATTTGCGGAAATAGTAAAAGGATGGGCAGCGCGGTGATTGGAAAAACCGCAGTTCCTAACACCATGATTTGCATCATCCGCCCTGCATCCAACCCCAACAAAAGCGCCAGATTGGTGCTGCCTGAAATTGCCGGCGCAGCAGTAACAAGAACCAGTGCAAATGCAGCGGGTGTCTGCGCCAGTCCCAGCACGTGCAGTACGCCAAGGCACGCAAGTGGAAGGATGAGTTGCAGCAAGGCAATGGCGGTCAGTCCCCACCGCAGGTCCCGTACGGCGCCACGCGCCGCTCTGTGTCCGATGCGCAATGCCGTGATCGTCAGAAGAGCAGCCACCATAACAGGTAGCCAAGGGGCCAGCCATTTGGCCAACGTTGGAAACAAGAGACCAGTCGCCAATCCTATCACAAGACAAGCGCGCGCATGACGGGAAACAAGGCGAAAAAAGTCGGCCATCAGTCGTCACTGCGTGTAACATAGCGGTGCATTGGGGTCTCCTGTCCGGAGAACAGACCAGAGCAACTCAACAAACGCAATGCCCTGCGCGACACAGTAAAAATCGGCTGACTTCAATCGTTGTTTAATCTTTTCAGATCATAGCATTGGGCGTAGTCTGATTTGGGTGTGGAGATGACTTCGGGACAGCACGTCCTATGGGTAAGAAAGGGGCCATATCTTTCGATTCGAAGCATGAAACCTGAATAGTTGAAGATGCTTACGCTTGGTTTACCGGAAGTTGAAAATATTCGTTTTCTTTTGGTGCTATTTGAAGGTGTGGTTCGCTCTGCTTTTCTGGAACTCCCAGTATTAAAACTAAAAGTCTCAATTATTATTGAGTTTTTTCGGAAAATTAGAACAAAGCTTTTACGCAACCTAAAATTGATATGAAACCGATACTAACGTGTTGCTTTGCCTAGATTCCTGCTTATCGTAACGACTTGCCTACTAAAGTTTTAATTTTTGATCTGTGAATTTAGGAAATAGTGCTCGATGAAAAGTGATCCCAGTCCGATAGAAAAGACAATCCCGACAAACCTGAGATTGCTTTTACTGTTGGAAGAACTGGCGCGCATCGGCACACCGACGACACCAACGGCTGCAAATGAAATTCTGGGCCTGCCAAAGCCTACTATCCACAGACTATTTCATACCCTGGAAGAAGAGGGTTTCTTACAGCGGAACATTGATGGCCGCTCTTACTCTCCGGCGCCGCGGCTGCGCAATTTTGCAGCATCGGTTCTTTCTTCCTCACAGGTTCGGATGGTGCGCAAAACAGTGCTTGAGGCATTGGCGCGCGATGTGGGGGAGTCTTGTGCCATCATAGTGCCGGAAAAGCACGCTATGGTCCGGCTTGAACAAGCGGAAACGCACCGGCCGCTGAGGATTCAGCTTCCGCAGGGCAATAAGATGCCTTTCCATAGCAGCGCTTCTGGAAAGCTCTATCTCAGCTCGCTTAATCCGCGCTTGTTTGAAAAGTATGTTCGCTCAGCCTCGTTGGAGGAGCATACGCGCCATACGTTGACCTGCCCGGAAACGCTGGCATCCGAAATCGCGCAGACACGCAAACGCGGATACGGGATTAATAATCAGGAATACATGGACGGATTGGTCGCCATTGCTGTGCCGCTAAAGGACAAGCAGGATCGCCTGTTATCGATCCTGTCTATTCAAGCACCGGCGCTGCGGACGACTGTCGAAGACCTGATTTCCTTTTTGCCAAGGCTGAAGGCAGCAGCGGCAGAGCTAACCGAATTGGTGCTGCATTGACGGTTTGAGCCAATCGGGTTCAAACCGGATCTCGGATACACCAGCAAGCCGCTTGATCCTGTCCAGTTCGGCCTCTAGTGCAGATTGCCTGCCCTTTCCCCACTGCACCCCGTGCTCTGGCCAGAGTGCGCGAACCCGCAAGGTGTCTTTCCCGCGAAAAGCCTTCATGTCGACGCGCCCGACCAATCGTTCACCTTGCAGTAAAGGAAACACGTAGTAGCCAAAAATGCGTTTGGCTTCGGGCACGAAAACTTCGATCCTGTAGTCAAAGCCGAACAGGAAGTTGGCGCGTTTGCGATCACGCAACGCAGGATCAAAAGGGCTAAGCACACGTAAGCGGGCAGGGGCCACAGTATCGGCCGCGGGATCATCCAATATACCGGGCCGCGCAAAAGCGCGCTTTAAGCTGCCATCGGCACCGACAATTTCGATCTCTTCTATCGCACCTTTCTGCAGCGCGTTTGCACACCATGCCTTGACCTCGGCTGAGGTGGCATGCCCCCAGAACGCCGCGATTTCACCGGAAGTTGCAAAACCGAGCCTGTCCAGCGCACCGGAACAGCTCCAGTCTATCGTTTCTGTCTCCGTAGGTGCGACATCTGAAGACCAGAGGTCGGTGTCCAGTGATCGTGATGTCAGATCGTAGCGTTTTTGAAACCCCTCGCGGCCAACCACATGCAATGCACCACTGCGCCACAGATATTCCAGCGCTGTCTTTGACGGGTGCCAATCCCACCAGCCGCCAGAGCCGCGGGCCTCCCCTCTGCCGACATCTGAAGAGCCACATGCACCTGCATCACGGATGTGATCCAGCACGGCTTGCAACTGCTCTTCGAATCCGCCACGCCGCCAGTTGCGCCATTGCTTGCGCAGCTTTGCCGCGTCGCGCGTGCGCCGCATGTGCCACTGTGGATAGAACTGCAGCGGAATTACTGCAGCGTCGTGGGTCCAATGCTCGAACAGATCTTTGTCGCGTTCGTAAAGCTGTTTGAGATGTTGCGGGCGATAACGAGGTTTGCGGGCAAACAGAATCAGGTCATGCGCACGCGCAACAGTATTGATGCTGTCGAGTTGCACAAAGCCCAGCCGCTCAATCAACTTGAGCAGATCAGAGCCATGGGCTGCGCCTTGGGGGGGCTCCAACAGAGCGTGCCGATCCAGAAATATCCGCCGCGCGGCAGTATTCTGCAGGCGCGGCAGGCTCATCCGCGACTGCGGCGGCTTAAGGTATCTCCCAAGGATAGCGTCGGCTTCATCGTTACGCTGGTCGGCATGTCAGGGTCAGGATCGGAGCTGGAGGCGTTTAAGATGATCTTTGCAGCTGCAACGCCAATCTCGCGGCGGCAAGCATCTGTCGTTGCCAGCTGACGTGGAAGGCCTGCCAACAATTCCACCCCGTTAAACCCCGCAAGGCCAATCTGTCCGGGAACGTCAATCCCTTTGTCTAGCAAGTGCAATAGGCCACCGGCCCCAATCATATCATTAGAGTAATAAAGGAAATCCAGATCGGGAGATCGCTCTAGCATTTCCTGCGTCATCTCACGCCCCTTCAGAAGCGCAGAGCCGCCGGAATAAAAGGCGC is drawn from Sulfitobacter sp. S223 and contains these coding sequences:
- a CDS encoding IclR family transcriptional regulator; the encoded protein is MKSDPSPIEKTIPTNLRLLLLLEELARIGTPTTPTAANEILGLPKPTIHRLFHTLEEEGFLQRNIDGRSYSPAPRLRNFAASVLSSSQVRMVRKTVLEALARDVGESCAIIVPEKHAMVRLEQAETHRPLRIQLPQGNKMPFHSSASGKLYLSSLNPRLFEKYVRSASLEEHTRHTLTCPETLASEIAQTRKRGYGINNQEYMDGLVAIAVPLKDKQDRLLSILSIQAPALRTTVEDLISFLPRLKAAAAELTELVLH
- a CDS encoding winged helix-turn-helix domain-containing protein, giving the protein MSLPRLQNTAARRIFLDRHALLEPPQGAAHGSDLLKLIERLGFVQLDSINTVARAHDLILFARKPRYRPQHLKQLYERDKDLFEHWTHDAAVIPLQFYPQWHMRRTRDAAKLRKQWRNWRRGGFEEQLQAVLDHIRDAGACGSSDVGRGEARGSGGWWDWHPSKTALEYLWRSGALHVVGREGFQKRYDLTSRSLDTDLWSSDVAPTETETIDWSCSGALDRLGFATSGEIAAFWGHATSAEVKAWCANALQKGAIEEIEIVGADGSLKRAFARPGILDDPAADTVAPARLRVLSPFDPALRDRKRANFLFGFDYRIEVFVPEAKRIFGYYVFPLLQGERLVGRVDMKAFRGKDTLRVRALWPEHGVQWGKGRQSALEAELDRIKRLAGVSEIRFEPDWLKPSMQHQFG
- a CDS encoding biotin-dependent carboxyltransferase family protein: MSGVLEVLSCGPAVTVQDMGRTGYLAQGLTQGGAADRLALYEGAALLGQPANLAALEMVGMGGSFRASADMRIALTGAPMTATLDDAPLVWNASHLLTAGATLKIGGARSGTYGYLHVGGGIDTPVMMGARGAHLSAGLGAALVAGDTLPTGKDKGSETGLTLPVENRFDGGRIRITASMQTDQFDTGTQERFAQTAFRRDPRGNRMGVRMDHDGAPFVAADQLTILSDVIVTGDIQIAGDGAPFVLMCESQTTGGYPRIATVLPSDLGRVAQAPAGAILSFEFIALEDARTIEQRAASSRASLAATVVPLLRDPASIRDLLSYQLISGAISATTNHLTIEE
- a CDS encoding allophanate hydrolase subunit 1; its protein translation is MAEFPRIRIVGLSGLLIQFGNEMSEPANRAAIAFRAAVEAQVWPEVRETSTSLVSTFVSVDLAANAPQELIEKLQALIGTTDWFSAPLPAGRTLWEIPTLYGTEAAPQLEEAAEAAGVSAETAIQELSSARVRVLTIGFAPGQPYTGELPPHWNIPRQQALTKSVPAGALVVAIRQLIIFTNASPTGWRHVGQTAFRTFRPDHTTPFPLSPGDELQFPSVTAAEYEGIVQGDTSGNGGAQRQVLA